From the Acetobacter aceti genome, one window contains:
- the fliI gene encoding flagellar protein export ATPase FliI encodes MKPDFLAQVNATCAGIPAAIATGHITSLSGLAVTVAGLGSLASVGDRVSLMRRNGASIPAEIIGFSASHAHAMAFGSLDGLASGNEVRFPVFLGSRTPKPGGSLSVSDGWIGRIIDPLGRPLDGKGPLPPGSVTRPVRTSPPDATLRARLGPRLDLGVRAMNLFTTCREGQRLGLFAGSGVGKSTLMSMLARNTACDVAVISLVGERGREVREFVEDDLGPEGLARSVVIVATSDSPPLMRREAAYAALAVAEYFRDEGKSALLLMDSVTRFCQALREIGLSVGEPPATRGYPPSVFAELPRLLERAGPGIVRPDGSAGQISALFSVLVEGDDQNEPVADAVRGILDGHLVLDRRIAETGRYPAIDILRSLSRTVPGCNSEDENALTRRARAILATYAEMADMIRLGAYRPGADAKVDEAIKLRPAIESVLSQGRHERCTLDESFAALRDALAEIPVQENSVAAARAVS; translated from the coding sequence ATGAAACCGGATTTCCTCGCGCAGGTTAACGCAACCTGTGCGGGCATTCCTGCCGCCATTGCGACCGGGCATATCACTTCCCTGTCCGGCCTTGCCGTGACAGTCGCGGGACTCGGGAGTCTCGCGTCAGTCGGGGACCGTGTATCGCTGATGCGACGTAACGGCGCTTCGATTCCTGCGGAAATTATTGGATTTTCCGCCAGTCATGCGCATGCCATGGCGTTCGGCAGTCTTGATGGACTCGCCAGCGGAAACGAGGTCCGGTTTCCTGTCTTTCTTGGATCACGGACACCGAAACCGGGGGGAAGCCTTTCTGTTTCAGACGGATGGATCGGGCGGATCATTGATCCGCTCGGACGTCCTCTCGACGGCAAGGGGCCATTGCCACCGGGGTCTGTGACCCGTCCGGTGCGCACGTCCCCGCCGGATGCAACGCTGCGGGCCCGTCTGGGACCGAGACTCGATCTTGGCGTCCGGGCCATGAACCTCTTCACGACCTGTCGGGAGGGCCAGAGACTCGGGCTTTTCGCGGGGTCTGGCGTGGGGAAATCCACGCTGATGTCGATGCTGGCCCGTAATACGGCCTGCGATGTGGCCGTGATTTCCCTCGTCGGGGAACGGGGACGGGAAGTCCGGGAGTTTGTCGAGGACGATCTGGGGCCGGAAGGGCTCGCCCGTTCGGTCGTGATCGTCGCAACCTCGGATTCACCTCCGCTCATGCGACGGGAAGCAGCTTACGCGGCCCTTGCTGTCGCCGAATATTTTCGGGATGAAGGCAAGTCGGCGCTCCTGCTGATGGATAGCGTCACCCGTTTCTGTCAGGCGCTGCGCGAAATCGGCCTGTCGGTTGGTGAGCCTCCGGCCACACGAGGTTATCCTCCCTCGGTCTTCGCCGAACTGCCCCGGCTTCTGGAGCGGGCCGGACCCGGCATTGTGCGTCCCGATGGGTCCGCCGGACAGATTTCCGCTCTTTTTTCGGTTCTTGTGGAAGGTGATGACCAGAACGAACCGGTCGCTGACGCGGTGCGAGGCATTCTGGATGGGCATCTGGTGCTGGATCGCCGTATCGCGGAGACAGGCCGTTATCCGGCTATCGATATCCTGCGCTCGCTGTCCCGTACTGTTCCGGGCTGCAATTCCGAAGATGAAAACGCGCTGACCCGTCGCGCCCGGGCCATTCTCGCTACTTATGCCGAGATGGCCGACATGATCCGGCTCGGAGCCTATCGTCCCGGCGCCGATGCGAAAGTTGATGAAGCCATCAAACTTCGGCCAGCCATTGAGTCCGTCCTTTCACAGGGACGCCATGAGCGCTGCACGCTGGACGAGAGCTTTGCAGCCTTGAGAGATGCGCTCGCAGAAATCCCTGTTCAGGAGAACTCGGTCGCGGCCGCCAGGGCCGTTTCCTGA
- the addB gene encoding double-strand break repair protein AddB — translation MNASSAPGLATIPAHLRFLDEIAARWTAGVEEDPERIGDGALVLPGRRAARALTEAFLRQADGRAILLPRIIPIGGLDEAETALASPDALLLPPAVPPMRRLAILTRLVLQAETAFGTRPMLDQAWPLAGALADLMDEAERSGITLAEALPDAVDESFAIHWQATLKFLGIITSVWPAWLQEQGMMNPVARQIALLDAQADYWAHQVDGTARLWAVGFTDALPSTVNALRGVLHHPQGRLVIPGLDREMDDETFATLPDGHPQAGLSRLLASLEARRDDVETWPSILSDDESRAVLAARTLTIARALLPAAALSDWAANPERGECAGLHRLACADQQEEAAAIALILRAGIEQKNRRVALVTPDRALAGRVAAELARWGVLADDSAGELLITTPTAVLLRLLAQAVDQDLAPVSLLALLKHPLVACGMSPGTARASARLLERQLLRGPAPAPGIDGLRLLLLEKQKKEGVSLDGVSADRPDEPQPLDLFLTAMERCLAPALESAREERTLPDQLTALLEAAEALTSTDDTPGADKLWRGEDGNALARRFSDLLTATDVLPPQPWAVLDGLLAAVFTEERVQSRRALRGRGEATITLHPRVFIWGLAEARLQTVDLMVLGGLVEGVWPPATDPGPWLSRPMRARVGLPSPEQAIGQAAHDFASCLSSAPDIVLSTPGRRDGAPAVPARWLVRLDAFLAGRGQKLVEHPAQSWLSQIDRPNGAAQPVAAPEPRPPVNKRPRRLSVTEIETWMRDPYAIYARHVLNLRPLDPLEQSVDASDYGMLVHGALDIWFREHGADWPHDPVVSLRRAFLDSLDATSLRPALASWWRPRLLRIADWVAQAEAARRESASPRAILTEVKGRATITDVPGGAFTLTGRADRIDLFGDGKMALLDYKTGTVPSTKEVIAGWSPQLPLEAAMLTLGAFPEATKHFSADESSRSEVGDLIYWRLTGGAEPGSETVVKSREISIADLARQAWENLRQRVEAYDSKAQPYLSHPHPGKPPRFADYAQLARVTEWSTAREEGGE, via the coding sequence ATGAACGCTTCTTCTGCTCCGGGCCTCGCCACGATCCCCGCGCACCTGCGCTTTCTTGATGAAATTGCGGCACGTTGGACCGCTGGGGTGGAGGAAGACCCAGAACGGATCGGTGATGGCGCTCTTGTCCTGCCCGGTCGCCGCGCTGCCCGCGCCCTGACGGAAGCGTTTCTCCGGCAGGCCGATGGACGCGCCATTCTGCTGCCCCGTATCATTCCGATCGGTGGACTGGATGAAGCGGAAACAGCGCTTGCCAGCCCTGATGCCCTGCTGCTGCCCCCCGCCGTGCCGCCCATGCGTCGGCTCGCCATCCTGACGCGGCTTGTGCTTCAGGCGGAAACGGCTTTCGGAACGCGTCCGATGCTCGATCAGGCATGGCCTCTGGCCGGTGCGCTGGCGGACCTGATGGATGAAGCCGAGCGTTCGGGCATCACTCTCGCGGAAGCATTGCCGGATGCTGTCGACGAGAGTTTCGCCATTCACTGGCAGGCGACTCTCAAATTCCTCGGCATCATCACCAGCGTCTGGCCTGCGTGGCTGCAGGAACAGGGAATGATGAATCCTGTCGCACGCCAGATCGCGCTGCTGGATGCGCAGGCGGACTACTGGGCGCATCAGGTGGACGGGACGGCCCGTCTCTGGGCCGTTGGCTTTACTGATGCGTTGCCGTCCACCGTCAATGCGCTTCGGGGAGTGCTGCATCATCCACAGGGGCGGCTGGTCATTCCCGGCCTTGATCGTGAGATGGATGACGAGACGTTCGCCACGCTTCCGGACGGCCATCCGCAGGCCGGCCTGTCACGGCTTCTGGCCAGTCTCGAGGCCCGTCGCGACGATGTGGAGACATGGCCTTCCATTCTGTCCGACGACGAAAGCCGCGCGGTTCTCGCCGCCCGCACCCTGACCATCGCCCGGGCCCTGCTGCCCGCCGCAGCCTTGTCAGACTGGGCGGCCAATCCTGAACGGGGCGAATGCGCCGGTCTGCATCGTCTTGCCTGCGCTGATCAGCAGGAGGAAGCCGCCGCTATCGCACTGATCCTGAGAGCGGGAATCGAGCAGAAGAACAGGCGGGTCGCCCTGGTCACCCCGGACCGCGCACTGGCGGGGCGGGTCGCCGCCGAACTGGCTCGCTGGGGTGTTCTCGCCGATGACAGTGCGGGAGAACTGCTCATCACCACGCCCACCGCGGTTCTGCTGCGACTGCTGGCTCAGGCGGTGGACCAGGATCTCGCTCCGGTATCGCTTCTGGCTTTGCTGAAACATCCTCTCGTTGCATGCGGCATGTCACCCGGCACGGCCCGTGCCTCCGCCCGTCTGCTGGAACGCCAGCTTCTGCGTGGACCTGCGCCTGCACCGGGAATCGACGGCCTGCGTCTGCTTCTGCTGGAGAAGCAGAAGAAAGAAGGGGTCTCGCTTGATGGCGTCTCGGCGGATCGGCCTGATGAGCCGCAGCCTCTCGACCTTTTCCTGACCGCGATGGAGCGTTGCCTTGCCCCCGCACTGGAAAGCGCCCGTGAGGAACGGACCCTGCCGGATCAGCTTACGGCGCTGCTCGAGGCAGCGGAGGCGCTGACCAGCACCGATGATACGCCGGGTGCGGACAAACTCTGGCGTGGTGAGGATGGAAACGCGCTGGCTCGTCGTTTCTCCGATCTCCTGACTGCCACCGATGTCCTGCCGCCGCAGCCGTGGGCCGTTCTTGACGGATTGCTGGCTGCCGTCTTTACCGAAGAGCGCGTGCAGAGTCGTCGGGCGCTGAGAGGACGGGGCGAGGCGACCATCACACTTCATCCCCGCGTGTTTATCTGGGGTCTGGCCGAAGCGCGTCTCCAGACTGTCGATCTTATGGTGCTGGGCGGACTGGTCGAGGGAGTCTGGCCTCCCGCAACCGATCCCGGCCCGTGGCTCAGCCGTCCCATGCGGGCGCGTGTCGGGCTGCCTTCTCCAGAGCAGGCCATCGGGCAGGCGGCGCATGATTTCGCGTCCTGCCTGTCGTCCGCCCCGGACATCGTTCTGTCCACACCGGGGCGTCGGGATGGCGCGCCCGCTGTTCCAGCCCGCTGGCTGGTGAGGCTGGACGCCTTTCTTGCCGGGAGAGGACAGAAACTGGTCGAGCACCCGGCGCAGTCATGGCTGTCGCAGATTGATCGGCCCAACGGCGCCGCCCAGCCTGTCGCCGCTCCAGAGCCGAGACCTCCCGTCAACAAGCGTCCCCGGCGACTGAGTGTCACCGAGATCGAGACATGGATGCGTGACCCGTACGCCATCTATGCCCGGCATGTTCTGAATCTGCGGCCGCTCGACCCGCTGGAGCAGTCTGTCGATGCGTCCGACTACGGGATGCTGGTGCACGGTGCGCTCGACATATGGTTTCGCGAGCACGGCGCGGACTGGCCGCATGATCCTGTCGTGTCCCTGCGCAGGGCGTTTCTCGATAGTCTGGACGCCACCAGTCTGCGCCCGGCCCTCGCCTCGTGGTGGCGGCCTCGTCTGCTCCGTATTGCCGACTGGGTTGCGCAGGCTGAAGCCGCCCGACGGGAAAGCGCCTCGCCGCGCGCCATTCTGACGGAAGTCAAAGGTCGCGCCACCATTACGGATGTGCCGGGTGGCGCCTTCACCCTGACGGGGCGCGCTGACCGGATTGATCTGTTTGGCGACGGGAAGATGGCTCTGCTCGATTACAAGACCGGCACCGTGCCTTCCACGAAGGAGGTGATCGCCGGATGGAGTCCTCAGCTTCCACTGGAAGCGGCCATGCTGACACTGGGGGCGTTTCCGGAGGCGACGAAACATTTTTCTGCCGACGAGAGCAGCCGTTCTGAAGTCGGCGACCTGATCTACTGGCGTCTGACCGGCGGTGCGGAACCGGGGTCAGAAACGGTGGTGAAAAGCAGGGAGATCAGTATCGCGGATCTCGCCCGGCAGGCCTGGGAGAATCTGCGCCAGCGTGTGGAGGCTTATGATAGCAAGGCGCAGCCTTATCTTTCACATCCTCATCCCGGCAAGCCGCCGCGTTTCGCAGACTATGCCCAGCTTGCCCGCGTGACGGAATGGAGCACGGCTCGGGAGGAGGGGGGAGAATGA
- the glmM gene encoding phosphoglucosamine mutase — translation MSKTRQFFGTDGIRGKANTSPMTVEIAQKLGQAAGLHFRRGSHRHRVVVGKDTRLSGYMIECALVAGFLSAGMDVTLVGPMPTPAIAMLTRSLRADLGVMISASHNPFCDNGIKLFGPDGFKLSDQEETTVETLMMMDLSSQLASPAEIGRASRLNDAAGRYIEHAKASLPKGCRLDGLKIVIDCANGAAYRVAPAAIWELGAEVIRLGCDPDGVNINEGCGSTHPQELCEAVVRHGADLGIALDGDADRMLLVDETGHLIDGDQILGLIARSWARAGRLATSSVVATVMSNMGLERFLADGGLTLERTAVGDRYVVERMRENGANVGGEQSGHVVLSDFATTGDGLLAALQVLAVLIEDGRPASEVCRVFTPYPQLLKNIRFSGASPLRLPEVQAARDDVVAQLGQKGRLVLRESGTEPLVRVMVEAEHESDVNRAVDAMCDAINSAHVVA, via the coding sequence ATGAGCAAGACACGACAGTTTTTCGGGACCGATGGCATCCGGGGGAAGGCGAACACTTCTCCCATGACTGTGGAGATTGCTCAGAAGCTCGGTCAGGCTGCTGGTTTGCATTTCCGCCGGGGAAGTCACCGCCATCGCGTTGTGGTCGGCAAGGACACCCGGCTTTCGGGTTACATGATCGAATGCGCGCTTGTGGCCGGGTTTCTGTCGGCGGGCATGGATGTGACGCTTGTCGGTCCGATGCCGACGCCTGCCATCGCCATGCTGACTCGGTCTCTTCGCGCTGATCTGGGCGTGATGATTTCCGCTTCCCATAATCCTTTCTGTGACAATGGCATCAAGCTGTTCGGACCGGATGGATTCAAGCTGTCGGATCAGGAAGAAACCACGGTCGAAACCCTGATGATGATGGATCTGTCGTCACAGTTGGCGTCGCCCGCCGAGATTGGTCGCGCCTCGCGTCTGAACGATGCAGCGGGCCGCTACATCGAACATGCCAAGGCGTCTCTCCCCAAGGGCTGTCGTCTCGACGGGCTGAAAATCGTCATCGACTGTGCGAATGGCGCTGCCTACCGCGTGGCTCCCGCTGCCATCTGGGAACTGGGCGCGGAAGTCATTCGTCTCGGCTGTGACCCAGACGGCGTGAACATCAACGAAGGCTGCGGCTCTACCCATCCGCAAGAGCTTTGCGAAGCCGTTGTCCGGCATGGCGCTGATCTCGGCATTGCGCTGGACGGTGATGCTGACCGGATGCTGCTGGTTGATGAGACCGGGCATCTGATCGATGGCGACCAGATCCTTGGTCTGATCGCGCGTTCATGGGCCAGGGCCGGGCGACTCGCGACGTCTTCGGTCGTCGCCACGGTCATGTCCAATATGGGGCTTGAGCGCTTTCTGGCGGATGGCGGGCTCACACTTGAGCGCACGGCCGTTGGTGATCGCTATGTCGTCGAGCGGATGCGTGAAAACGGGGCCAATGTTGGCGGTGAACAGTCTGGGCACGTGGTTCTGTCCGATTTCGCAACCACGGGTGATGGTCTGCTGGCAGCGCTTCAGGTTCTGGCCGTGCTGATTGAGGACGGTCGTCCGGCCAGCGAGGTGTGCCGGGTCTTTACGCCTTACCCTCAGCTTCTGAAAAATATCCGCTTTTCCGGAGCCAGCCCTCTGCGGTTGCCGGAAGTGCAGGCCGCCCGCGATGATGTGGTGGCGCAGCTTGGACAGAAGGGCCGCCTTGTCCTGCGTGAGAGTGGGACCGAACCACTGGTGCGCGTGATGGTGGAAGCCGAACACGAATCGGATGTGAACCGGGCCGTGGACGCGATGTGCGATGCGATCAACTCAGCCCATGTGGTGGCCTGA
- a CDS encoding flagellar FliJ family protein yields the protein MPSSPLDSLLKIRKQELDEAKKLLSEALARAMTTSDAVKAAEQNMVRERDIALDFSADDQVVEAYSRWLPIGRIALDKARLSEQDAAMEVEACRTRVNMARSALEAAEKLAEIRAKEQQELAQKKEQAMLDDLAMRRATQRKPD from the coding sequence ATGCCCTCTTCACCGCTTGATTCCCTCCTGAAAATCAGAAAACAGGAACTTGATGAAGCCAAGAAACTGCTTTCGGAGGCATTGGCGCGCGCCATGACGACTTCTGACGCCGTAAAGGCGGCGGAGCAGAACATGGTGCGGGAGAGGGACATAGCCCTGGATTTTTCGGCCGATGATCAGGTGGTCGAGGCCTATTCCCGGTGGCTGCCGATCGGGCGTATCGCTCTCGATAAGGCGCGCCTGAGTGAACAGGATGCCGCCATGGAGGTGGAAGCCTGTCGCACACGGGTCAATATGGCGCGTTCGGCTCTTGAAGCTGCTGAGAAACTGGCGGAAATCCGGGCGAAAGAGCAGCAGGAACTGGCGCAGAAAAAGGAACAGGCCATGTTGGATGATCTCGCCATGCGTCGCGCCACGCAGAGGAAGCCAGACTGA
- a CDS encoding response regulator transcription factor has translation MRVLLVEDDLSAVGEITQIMKGAGFTVDHVQSGEEAVEMLRHYDYDLAVLELMLSDIEGYEVVRRARAARVATPMVVLSGLTRPQAKVKAFSIGADDYMTKPFDPDELVARMQAILRRSKGFSEPTLRVGPLKLSLDSREVTVNEAPVHLTGKEYAILELLVLRKGMVLTKDAFLNHLYGGMDEPEMKIIDVFICKLRKKLQAAGAGNLITTVWGRGYMLREQFHRMDTHEAEMASERLETPEIVAA, from the coding sequence ATGCGCGTTCTGCTCGTTGAAGACGATCTCTCTGCTGTCGGTGAAATCACCCAGATCATGAAAGGCGCTGGTTTCACAGTCGATCATGTTCAGTCTGGTGAAGAAGCCGTCGAGATGCTCCGGCATTATGATTACGACCTCGCCGTGCTGGAGCTGATGCTCTCCGATATCGAGGGATATGAGGTTGTCCGTCGGGCCCGTGCAGCGCGCGTCGCAACCCCGATGGTGGTCCTGTCCGGCCTGACGCGCCCGCAGGCAAAGGTAAAAGCATTCTCCATCGGCGCTGACGATTACATGACCAAGCCTTTCGACCCCGATGAACTGGTGGCCCGGATGCAGGCCATCCTGCGGCGTTCCAAGGGCTTCAGCGAACCGACCCTGCGTGTCGGTCCCCTGAAGCTCAGCCTTGATAGCCGGGAAGTTACGGTGAATGAGGCTCCTGTTCATCTGACAGGCAAGGAATACGCCATTCTGGAACTGCTGGTGCTGCGCAAGGGAATGGTCCTGACCAAGGATGCGTTTCTGAACCATCTTTATGGTGGAATGGATGAACCGGAGATGAAGATCATCGACGTTTTCATCTGCAAGCTGCGGAAAAAGCTTCAGGCGGCTGGCGCAGGCAATCTCATCACCACAGTATGGGGCCGGGGCTACATGCTGCGCGAGCAGTTCCATCGCATGGACACACACGAAGCCGAAATGGCTTCCGAACGACTGGAAACCCCCGAAATCGTCGCAGCCTGA
- the tsaE gene encoding tRNA (adenosine(37)-N6)-threonylcarbamoyltransferase complex ATPase subunit type 1 TsaE, whose translation MTALSLNTRSETEALARRLAGLARPGDAILLSGPLGAGKSVFARAFLRSLCHDPTLDVPSPTFTLVQSYDSPQGEVAHFDLWRLQGPEALEELGWEDARTGIVLVEWPERLEDLTPPDALHVTLKPRPIAGQDSDAEDLPREAVLTGWADRL comes from the coding sequence ATGACCGCCCTTTCGCTGAACACCCGGTCCGAGACCGAGGCTCTTGCCCGCAGACTGGCCGGTCTGGCCCGCCCCGGGGACGCCATTCTGCTCTCCGGTCCACTGGGAGCGGGGAAAAGCGTTTTTGCGAGAGCCTTTCTCCGCAGCCTATGTCATGATCCGACGCTGGATGTCCCCAGCCCCACCTTTACACTCGTGCAGTCCTACGACTCGCCGCAAGGTGAGGTGGCGCATTTCGATCTCTGGCGGTTGCAGGGGCCGGAAGCACTGGAAGAACTGGGGTGGGAAGATGCCCGCACAGGAATCGTGCTGGTTGAATGGCCGGAGCGTCTGGAAGACCTCACGCCGCCTGACGCCCTGCATGTCACGCTGAAACCACGTCCCATCGCCGGGCAGGATTCTGATGCGGAAGATCTGCCCCGTGAAGCTGTGCTGACAGGATGGGCGGACCGCCTGTGA
- the thiD gene encoding bifunctional hydroxymethylpyrimidine kinase/phosphomethylpyrimidine kinase, giving the protein MRGRVLSIAGSDSGGGAGIQADIKAITALDGFAMTAIAALTAQNTLGVVDILDVPPEFLRTQIRCVLDDIGADAFKTGMLGRAECIHVVAEEISRYRKIPFVLDPVMVAKGGAALLVPDAISALIDSLLPLCTLLTPNIPEAEALLGVKIETAEDMIDAGHALRSKGVPAVLVKGGHMKGPHLADILVDGDTVEIFTSQRIDTRHTHGTGCTLASAIATRLAQGRSLRDAVKEARAYLIGAITHAPGYGHGAGPLDHGVTIAANWRA; this is encoded by the coding sequence ATGCGCGGGCGGGTTCTGAGCATAGCGGGCAGCGACTCCGGGGGAGGGGCCGGCATTCAGGCGGACATCAAGGCGATCACCGCGCTTGATGGTTTTGCGATGACGGCGATCGCCGCCCTGACGGCTCAGAACACGCTAGGTGTAGTCGATATTCTTGACGTGCCGCCCGAATTTCTCCGGACCCAGATCAGATGTGTACTGGACGATATCGGTGCCGATGCGTTCAAGACCGGGATGCTTGGCAGGGCTGAGTGCATTCATGTGGTCGCGGAAGAAATCAGCCGTTACCGCAAAATCCCCTTCGTTCTTGATCCGGTGATGGTGGCGAAAGGTGGTGCGGCACTGCTTGTTCCGGACGCCATTTCGGCGCTGATCGATTCTCTTCTGCCGCTCTGTACACTCCTGACACCGAATATCCCCGAAGCTGAAGCGCTTCTTGGCGTGAAGATCGAGACGGCGGAGGACATGATCGATGCAGGTCATGCGCTGCGCAGCAAGGGTGTCCCGGCGGTGCTGGTGAAGGGCGGCCATATGAAGGGCCCTCATCTCGCTGACATTCTTGTGGATGGTGATACGGTCGAGATCTTTACGTCTCAGCGTATTGATACCCGCCATACGCATGGAACGGGCTGCACGCTTGCCAGTGCGATCGCAACGCGGCTTGCACAGGGACGTTCACTGAGAGACGCCGTGAAGGAAGCTCGCGCCTATCTGATTGGCGCTATTACCCACGCTCCGGGCTACGGGCACGGAGCAGGTCCGCTCGATCATGGCGTTACGATTGCCGCGAACTGGAGAGCCTGA